In Castanea sativa cultivar Marrone di Chiusa Pesio chromosome 6, ASM4071231v1, a single window of DNA contains:
- the LOC142641369 gene encoding fasciclin-like arabinogalactan protein 9 — MASTPLSLILITLNIQLLLLLLSPQTQAQTSAPAPSPSGPLNLTAILGKNGQYSTLIRLLQETQTDIQIANQLNNSAQGLSVFAPTDNAFNNLPSGTINGLTNQNKVLLLQYHIIPKYYSLTDLLTVSNPVPTQASGQNGNWGLNFTGQGNQVNVSTGIDATQINNALRQQPPLAVYQVDKVLLPEELFGAKSPASAPQAKAPSSSLNNSTNTSAPASPSSGTSAGGRNVVGLGLTLGLGLACMGAFS; from the coding sequence ATGGCTTCGACACCTCTATCTCTCATTCTCATTACCCTCAATATTCaacttctcctcctcctcctctcaCCTCAAACTCAAGCCCAAACCTCAGCCCCAGCACCATCTCCCTCAGGCCCTCTCAACCTCACAGCAATCCTTGGAAAAAATGGCCAATACAGTACCCTCATTCGCCTCCTCCAGGAGACCCAAACAGACATCCAAATCGCGAACCAGCTCAACAACTCTGCTCAAGGCTTGTCTGTCTTTGCACCCACTGACAATGCCTTCAACAACCTCCCATCTGGTACCATAAATGGCCTCACAAACCAGAACAAAGTCTTACTTTTGCAATACCATATAATACCTAAATACTACAGCCTAACTGATCTCCTAACAGTTAGCAACCCAGTTCCTACTCAAGCCTCAGGCCAAAATGGCAATTGGGGGCTCAACTTTACAGGCCAAGGCAACCAAGTGAATGTATCGACAGGGATCGATGCGACACAAATCAACAATGCACTAAGGCAACAACCTCCATTGGCGGTTTACCAAGTGGACAAGGTATTGTTGCCTGAGGAATTGTTTGGAGCTAAGTCTCCAGCTTCAGCTCCACAGGCGAAAGCCCCATCAAGCAGCTTGAATAATTCAACAAACACCTCAGCCCCGGCGTCACCTTCCTCTGGTACAAGTGCAGGAGGGAGAAATGTGGTAGGTTTGGGTTTGACTCTTGGGCTAGGGTTGGCTTGCATGGGGGCTTTCTCTTGA